A single Prevotella sp. E15-22 DNA region contains:
- a CDS encoding Rne/Rng family ribonuclease: MTSEVIIDVQPKEISIALLEDKSLVEYQNEPREASFAVGNIYVGKVRKLMPGLNACFVDVGSEKDAFLHYLDLGLQFSSFEKYLKQVASDRKKLYPIQKATCQPILPKEGSIQNVLKVGQEIMVQVVKEPINTKGPRLTCELSFAGRFMVLIPFGEKVSVSSKIKRGEERSRLKQLVQSMKPKNFGVIVRTVAEGKKAAELDQELKVLLKRWEDTITKVQKTTERPQLVFEEQTRAVALLRDLFNPTYDGIHVNDAEIYNQIHDYVSLIAPEKADIVKLYKGNVPIFDNFDVTKQIKSGFGRTVNYKRGAYLIIEHTEAMHVVDVNSGTRIKKENGQEANALETNLGAADELARQLRLRDMGGIIVVDFIDMNLAEDRQLLYERMCENMKKDRARHNILPLSKFGLMQITRQRVRPAMDVAVEESCPTCHGTGKIKSSILFTDQLESKIDNLVNKIGIKRFSLHVHPYVAAFINQGVFSLKRRWQLKYGLGIRVIPSQKMAFLQYEFYDVNQQYIDMQEENEVSK; this comes from the coding sequence ATGACAAGCGAAGTAATCATCGATGTCCAACCAAAGGAGATTTCCATTGCCCTCTTGGAAGACAAGAGTCTAGTGGAATATCAAAATGAGCCTCGAGAGGCCTCTTTTGCTGTGGGCAACATCTATGTGGGCAAGGTGCGCAAGCTCATGCCTGGATTAAACGCTTGCTTCGTAGATGTTGGCTCGGAGAAGGATGCATTTTTGCATTATCTTGACTTAGGACTTCAATTTAGCTCTTTTGAGAAATACCTCAAACAGGTAGCAAGCGATCGCAAGAAACTCTATCCAATCCAGAAAGCTACTTGCCAGCCTATTCTTCCTAAAGAAGGCAGCATTCAGAACGTTCTGAAAGTTGGCCAGGAGATTATGGTGCAAGTTGTCAAAGAGCCAATTAACACAAAAGGCCCTCGCCTAACATGTGAACTTAGTTTCGCGGGCCGATTCATGGTGTTGATTCCCTTTGGCGAAAAGGTTTCTGTATCAAGTAAAATCAAACGAGGCGAAGAGCGCAGTCGTTTAAAACAACTAGTTCAAAGCATGAAGCCAAAGAATTTTGGCGTCATTGTCCGTACTGTAGCTGAAGGCAAGAAAGCAGCAGAACTCGACCAAGAGTTGAAAGTACTGCTAAAGCGATGGGAAGACACCATTACCAAGGTGCAAAAGACTACAGAACGTCCGCAACTAGTATTTGAAGAACAGACACGCGCCGTAGCCCTTCTTCGCGATTTATTCAATCCCACCTACGATGGTATCCACGTCAACGACGCCGAAATCTACAATCAGATTCACGATTACGTCTCACTCATTGCCCCTGAGAAGGCAGACATTGTCAAGTTGTATAAAGGCAATGTTCCTATTTTCGACAATTTCGACGTAACCAAACAAATAAAATCGGGTTTCGGACGTACTGTAAACTACAAACGAGGTGCTTATCTTATTATTGAGCACACGGAAGCAATGCACGTGGTTGATGTCAACAGTGGAACACGAATTAAGAAAGAAAACGGCCAGGAAGCTAATGCCCTAGAGACCAATCTTGGTGCTGCAGATGAGCTAGCACGTCAATTGCGCCTCAGGGATATGGGCGGAATCATTGTTGTTGATTTCATCGACATGAACCTGGCAGAGGATCGCCAGCTACTGTATGAACGTATGTGCGAGAACATGAAGAAGGACCGTGCTCGTCACAACATCTTGCCGTTATCAAAATTCGGACTCATGCAGATTACACGTCAGCGTGTTCGTCCTGCCATGGATGTTGCTGTAGAGGAGAGCTGTCCCACGTGTCATGGCACTGGTAAGATAAAATCAAGCATACTGTTCACAGATCAGTTAGAGAGCAAAATTGATAATCTCGTCAACAAGATTGGCATTAAGCGTTTCTCACTCCATGTTCATCCCTATGTGGCTGCCTTTATTAATCAAGGCGTATTCTCATTAAAACGCCGATGGCAGCTAAAGTACGGGTTAGGCATTCGAGTCATTCCGAGCCAAAAGATGGCATTCTTGCAATACGAGTTTTACGATGTCAATCAACAGTATATTGACATGCAAGAAGAAAACGAAGTAAGCAAATAA
- a CDS encoding HU family DNA-binding protein produces MNKITKKNNMTKAEIVKSIAMETGMNPKEVAIVVEAFMEEVRMSLANNKENVYLRGFGSFIVKHRAQKTARNISKNTTLVIEEHDIPAFKPCKSFIDRMAQNPNPAAAIDEAEMVD; encoded by the coding sequence ATCAATAAAATCACAAAGAAAAACAACATGACCAAGGCAGAAATAGTCAAGTCAATAGCCATGGAAACTGGCATGAATCCAAAGGAAGTCGCAATCGTTGTAGAGGCTTTCATGGAGGAGGTCCGTATGAGCCTGGCGAACAATAAGGAGAATGTATATTTGCGCGGATTCGGTAGCTTCATCGTTAAGCATCGTGCCCAAAAGACAGCTCGCAACATTTCGAAGAACACCACGCTCGTCATCGAGGAGCACGATATTCCCGCATTCAAGCCCTGCAAGAGTTTTATTGACCGCATGGCTCAGAATCCCAACCCCGCAGCAGCTATTGATGAAGCCGAGATGGTGGATTAA
- a CDS encoding ABC transporter ATP-binding protein, with protein MIKINNLKKTFGETTACNIPSFTINDGDILGLVGNNGAGKTTLFRMILDLLKPDEGSVEINGINPAQSEEWKHLTGAFIDEGFLIDYLTPEEYFSFIGKISGIPQKEMEGKFALYEALAGGEVFGQKKLIRNLSAGNKQKVGIISALIREPQLVILDEPFNFLDPTTQNVLKRTLTQYAERTHATIIISSHNLQHTIDISNRIALLEKGVIIRDMTNEDGSARQELTDYFGE; from the coding sequence ATGATTAAGATTAATAATCTGAAGAAAACATTCGGAGAGACCACAGCCTGTAATATCCCGTCGTTCACAATTAACGACGGTGATATTTTGGGGTTGGTGGGAAACAACGGTGCCGGTAAGACGACACTCTTCCGCATGATACTCGACCTTCTTAAACCAGACGAAGGAAGCGTAGAGATTAATGGCATCAACCCTGCCCAATCTGAGGAATGGAAACATCTAACTGGAGCATTTATCGACGAGGGCTTCCTTATTGATTACCTGACGCCAGAAGAATATTTCTCGTTTATCGGTAAGATTAGCGGTATACCTCAGAAAGAGATGGAAGGGAAGTTCGCACTCTACGAAGCATTGGCTGGCGGAGAGGTCTTTGGACAGAAAAAACTAATTCGCAACTTATCGGCTGGCAACAAGCAGAAGGTTGGCATTATCTCGGCACTTATCAGAGAACCACAGTTGGTTATTCTTGACGAGCCATTCAACTTTCTGGACCCAACGACTCAGAATGTGCTAAAGCGCACCCTGACTCAATATGCAGAAAGAACTCATGCCACCATTATTATAAGTAGTCATAACCTGCAGCACACAATAGACATTTCCAACCGAATTGCTTTGTTAGAGAAAGGCGTTATCATTCGTGACATGACAAACGAAGATGGTAGTGCAAGACAGGAGCTAACTGACTATTTTGGCGAATAA